The following proteins come from a genomic window of Malus sylvestris chromosome 4, drMalSylv7.2, whole genome shotgun sequence:
- the LOC126619410 gene encoding uncharacterized protein LOC126619410 isoform X2, translating into MATAPVKPPLHNFPLTFLKWGTKNATANNHNRYRRPASAEPASEPDSESDRHNRVGSSRADRRRLSLISCSENKRRRSEERESDQEEEEAEVLLQKPWNLRPRRPPATASFQKASGPNAAVGANREGQEPEGPNRSQSEMMQQQQPKSMRLRGLAEGQSVEKKKEKSKFWIALSKEEIEEDVFVMTGSRPSRRPKKRPKNVQKQLDSIFPGLWLVGVTADAYKSADSP; encoded by the exons ATGGCGACAGCGCCAGTGAAGCCGCCGCTGCACAACTTCCCGCTCACATTCTTGAAATGGGGGACTAAGAACGCCACCGCCAACAACCACAACCGCTACCGCCGACCCGCCTCCGCTGAACCAGCCTCCGAGCCCGACTCCGAATCCGACCGCCACAACCGGGTCGGGTCCTCCCGGGCCGATCGCCGCCGATTATCGCTGATCTCGTGCTCGGAAAACAAGCGCCGCAGGAGCGAGGAGAGGGAGAGCGatcaagaggaggaggaagctgAGGTGCTACTTCAGAAGCCCTGGAATTTGAGGCCCAGGAGACCTCCCGCGACGGCGTCGTTTCAAAAGGCGAGTGGCCCTAACGCCGCGGTTGGTGCGAACCGGGAAGGGCAGGAACCTGAAGGGCCGAACAGAAGTCAGAGCGAGAtgatgcagcagcagcagccgaAGTCGATGAGGTTGAGGGGTTTGGCGGAGGGGCAAAgtgtggagaagaagaaggagaagagcaAGTTCTGGATCGCTTTGTCGAAGGAGGAGATTGAAGAGGACGTGTTCGTGATGACCGGGTCGAGGCCTTCCAGAAGGCCCAAGAAGCGACCCAAGAATGTTCAGAAGCAGCTCGAT AGTATCTTTCCTGGGTTGTGGCTGGTTGGTGTTACTGCTGATGCTTATAAGTCTGCTGATTCTCCAT AG
- the LOC126619410 gene encoding uncharacterized protein LOC126619410 isoform X1: protein MATAPVKPPLHNFPLTFLKWGTKNATANNHNRYRRPASAEPASEPDSESDRHNRVGSSRADRRRLSLISCSENKRRRSEERESDQEEEEAEVLLQKPWNLRPRRPPATASFQKASGPNAAVGANREGQEPEGPNRSQSEMMQQQQPKSMRLRGLAEGQSVEKKKEKSKFWIALSKEEIEEDVFVMTGSRPSRRPKKRPKNVQKQLDSIFPGLWLVGVTADAYKSADSPCKR from the exons ATGGCGACAGCGCCAGTGAAGCCGCCGCTGCACAACTTCCCGCTCACATTCTTGAAATGGGGGACTAAGAACGCCACCGCCAACAACCACAACCGCTACCGCCGACCCGCCTCCGCTGAACCAGCCTCCGAGCCCGACTCCGAATCCGACCGCCACAACCGGGTCGGGTCCTCCCGGGCCGATCGCCGCCGATTATCGCTGATCTCGTGCTCGGAAAACAAGCGCCGCAGGAGCGAGGAGAGGGAGAGCGatcaagaggaggaggaagctgAGGTGCTACTTCAGAAGCCCTGGAATTTGAGGCCCAGGAGACCTCCCGCGACGGCGTCGTTTCAAAAGGCGAGTGGCCCTAACGCCGCGGTTGGTGCGAACCGGGAAGGGCAGGAACCTGAAGGGCCGAACAGAAGTCAGAGCGAGAtgatgcagcagcagcagccgaAGTCGATGAGGTTGAGGGGTTTGGCGGAGGGGCAAAgtgtggagaagaagaaggagaagagcaAGTTCTGGATCGCTTTGTCGAAGGAGGAGATTGAAGAGGACGTGTTCGTGATGACCGGGTCGAGGCCTTCCAGAAGGCCCAAGAAGCGACCCAAGAATGTTCAGAAGCAGCTCGAT AGTATCTTTCCTGGGTTGTGGCTGGTTGGTGTTACTGCTGATGCTTATAAGTCTGCTGATTCTCCATGTAAG AGGTAG